The genomic region GCAAGTCCTGCGTGCCATTTAGGTTGGCAGTAAATGTGCAGCAACGCTGGCTCAGCCCTCACCGTTTTTCCTGGCACCGGTCAACTCATCTGAAGAGGCACCAGGTCTTGGCAGCCGCAACCCATAAGCATAGCTTCTCATCCGGAAAAAATTATCCAGGATGCCGATCTTGTTGTCCACATAGTCATAGACCCGGGGTAAAGGTTGACCATTTCGGCGACTGAGAACTTGCTGCAAGCGCTCGGTGATCTTTCCCTGAAAACTGAGGGGAGTGGTCAGGAACAGCGCTGCAAAACGCCCCTCGGGAGCAGTTTCCTGCAAGAGGTGACGGGTGGCCAACACAACTCTGGTGTTTTGTGCAGCCAGGGCCTCTGCTAATTGATCTTTACCATCCTGAGCACAAAATGCATCAAATGAAAGACTGGGGATACCTCGCTCTGCAAGGATCTTCGCGAGAACTTCGCCCTGTTTTTCTTCCTCGGTAAGCACCAGGAGAAGATCCTCCCCCTCCCTGCGCAACTCATTTTCCACATCCTCAGCAATGAGCCTGTTTCTTTCGGGATCAGTGGCCAGGGCGTCCATCATGGATGAATAATCCTCTTTTTGCTCGTACGGATAGCTGAAGCCTGTTTCGCGCACGACCACATCCACATGAAAAATTGCCCGGCTCTCTGTAGCCTTACGGCTGTCAATCTGATGGAGAATGTCACCCAGGTAAAAATAGATCAGTCTGGACAGACGGTCCCTTCTGTGAACCGTGCCTGCAAGTCCCATGAGATACCTGCAGTCGAAATTACTCACAACCTGAGTAAAGGTGCGGGAAGGCGTACGATGGCACTCGTCCACCACCAGAAAGCCTACCTGCTGGCGTACTTCCCGCACTCGTCTGTAGAGTGCACTCACATGAGCCACGGTGACGCGCGGGCCTACGTCGAATCTTCCCCCGCCGATTATCCCCACTTCTTCGGGCGGTACATTGAGAAAACGAACGAGTTTTTCTTTCCAATGGTCCAGCAAAGTGACGTTCGGCACCAGGATCATTGTGGGCTGCGAGCGATAACTTATTGTGTAAAGAGCAATAACCGTCTTGCCGCTCTTGGCGTCGCCTACTAGAGTGCCGTGATCCCTCGCGAGCATAGCTTTGAACGCTTTTTGCTGATAATCCTTTAAAATCCCATGAAATTCAAACTTTACTGGCTCGAGAGTGCGCTGTCTGTCCACCAGTCGATATTTCACATTGAAGCGATCGCAGAGCTCTAGCAACTGATGCAAGAATCCACGCGGCAGAAAGTAGTGCCTCCTGTGTTCATAGAGGCACTTGATCTGAGGCGGCACGTTGCCCAACCACTCCCCCCGGCTCTGACGAAATTCATATTCCGGGTTGGTAAACACCAGCCGCTCCATCAACTTGCGTGATATCATGGGCGGCAGCATAGCGCTGGGTATTTTTATGCGCTCAGAGACTATAATATT from Deltaproteobacteria bacterium harbors:
- a CDS encoding DEAD/DEAH box helicase family protein, with protein sequence MQKTVNIIVSERIKIPSAMLPPMISRKLMERLVFTNPEYEFRQSRGEWLGNVPPQIKCLYEHRRHYFLPRGFLHQLLELCDRFNVKYRLVDRQRTLEPVKFEFHGILKDYQQKAFKAMLARDHGTLVGDAKSGKTVIALYTISYRSQPTMILVPNVTLLDHWKEKLVRFLNVPPEEVGIIGGGRFDVGPRVTVAHVSALYRRVREVRQQVGFLVVDECHRTPSRTFTQVVSNFDCRYLMGLAGTVHRRDRLSRLIYFYLGDILHQIDSRKATESRAIFHVDVVVRETGFSYPYEQKEDYSSMMDALATDPERNRLIAEDVENELRREGEDLLLVLTEEEKQGEVLAKILAERGIPSLSFDAFCAQDGKDQLAEALAAQNTRVVLATRHLLQETAPEGRFAALFLTTPLSFQGKITERLQQVLSRRNGQPLPRVYDYVDNKIGILDNFFRMRSYAYGLRLPRPGASSDELTGARKNGEG